A part of Meleagris gallopavo isolate NT-WF06-2002-E0010 breed Aviagen turkey brand Nicholas breeding stock chromosome 28, Turkey_5.1, whole genome shotgun sequence genomic DNA contains:
- the PI16 gene encoding peptidase inhibitor 16 isoform X1: protein MFPPRSSSCWVFLAFGRCFKSDCQSCGLLRAEAVCTMLSSGLSPLFLLLTALELSWSLTDEEKRIILDEHNKYRSQVSPPAVDMLKMSWDTELEAFAQAYAEKCIWDHNKERGRRGENLFAMAPMLDLEFAVEDWNAEEKFYNLTTSTCVSGQMCGHYTQVVWASTHRIGCGSKFCEKIEGIETEDMYLLVCNYYPPGNMKGRKPYREGPSCSQCPEDRVCVNSLCEPTIEETTPPSVTTKASPSTPVTPERTTPAPTTVPAKPEPTTMPSATTPVASTAKAKPKPATTKPSYTTPVLITATSKPKPTVLTTTTAAKPAPTTPESTTTTPEPTTTMPKPTTTTITTTTTAKPVPTTPKPTTTTPEPTTTTPKPTTTTTTKSAFTMPKHTTTTAAKPQPTTPKPTTTTLAKPVPTTPKPTTSTTAKPEPTTTMPEPTTTTTTKPAPTTTKPVMTTPKPTTTTTTKPTPTTPKSTTTTTAKPTPTTPKPTTTSKTMPTPTTPKITTTTKPTPTTPKITTTTKPTPTTPKITTTTKPTPTTPKTTTTTKPTPTTPKPTTTTTIKPTPTVPKLTATTTAKPKPATAKPTSTTPTFTTTTAKPTSTAITSAKPESTTTTKTEHTKTESPDYIATTGLTLSFEPTLDSDYRVFPEAESDTEEPVASLTTENPDLLESMGTAISPKSVPETNNGVKEDEKEKSAFSSSPTPSPSQIIPEIKLGFNKAELITSSKSVVSSPEEPIFMRLTSSSKEKGQSPAFQTSLSADALSAEELETNSDHEGKQQPTAGAPSTHRGLLLFLLPNVILVGLLL from the exons ATGTTTCCTCCCCGATCTTCAAGCTGTTGGGTGTTCCTTGCTTTTGGGAGGTGCTTTAAATCTGACTGCCAGAGCTGTGGGCTGCTAAGAGCAGAAGCTGTCTGCACGATGCTGAGCTCAggtctttctcctcttttcctgttgctcACAGCACTGGAGCTGAGCTGGTCCCTGACTGATGAAGAAAAGAGGATCATCTTGGATGAGCACAATAAATATCGCTCGCAGGTCTCTCCTCCTGCTGTGGATATGCTGAAGATG AGCTGGGACACGGAGCTGGAGGCCTTTGCCCAGGCCTATGCAGAGAAGTGCATCTGGGACCACAACAAGGAGAGGGGCCGACGGGGGGAAAACCTCTTTGCTATGGCCCCAATGCTGGATCTGGAATTCGCAGTGGAGGACTGGAATGCGGAGGAGAAATTCTACAACCTGACGACTTCCACGTGTGTCTCCGGGCAGATGTGTGGCCACTACACCCAG GTGGTCTGGGCAAGCACGCACCGCATTGGCTGTGGGTCAAAGTTTTGTGAGAAGATTGAAGGAATTGAAACAGAGGACATGTACCTGCTTGTCTGCAACTATTATCCCCC GGGTAACATGAAAGGCCGAAAGCCATACAGGGAAGGACCCTCTTGTTCACAGTGTCCTGAGGACAGAGTTTGTGTCAACTCCTTGTGTG AACCCACTATAGAAGAGACCACTCCACCCTCTGTGACAACAAAGGCAAGCCCATCCACCCCAGTCACACCAGAACGCACTACACCAGCACCCACCACAGTCCCGGCCAAGCCAGAACCCACAACCATGCCCTCAGCCACCACACCAGTAGCCAGCACAGCCAAGGCAAAGCCAAAACCTGCTACAACCAAGCCATCATACACAACACCAGTACTCATTACTGCTACATCCAAGCCAAAACCCACCGTCCTAACAACCACCACTGCAGCCAAGCCAGCACCCACTACACCAGAatccaccaccaccacaccagaacccaccaccaccatgccaAAACCCACAACAACCACCATCACAACCACCACTACAGCCAAGCCGGTACCCACCAcaccaaaaccaacaaccaCCACACCAgaacccaccaccaccacgcCAAAACCCACCACAACCACTACAACCAAGTCAGCATTCACTATGCCAAAACACACAACCACCACTGCAGCCAAGCCACAACCTACTACACCAAAACCCACAACCACCACTCTAGCCAAGCCAGTACCCACGACACCAAAACCCACAACCAGCACTACAGCCAAGCCAgaacccaccaccaccatgccaGAACCCACAACAACCACTACAACTAAGCCAGCACCCACCACAACAAAGCCTGTAATGACCACACCAAAACCAACTACCACCACTACAACCAAGCCAACACCAACCACACCAAAATCAACCACCACCACTACAGCCAAGCCAACACCAACCACACCaaaacccaccaccacctcTAAAACCATGCCAACACCAACCACACCAAAAATCACCACTACAACCAAGCCAACACCAACCACACCAAAAATCACCACTACAACCAAGCCAACACCAACCACCCCAAAAATCACCACTACAACCAAGCCAACACCAACCACACCAAAAACCACAACTACAACCAAGCCAACACCAACCACACcaaaacccaccaccaccactacAATCAAGCCAACACCCACTGTGCCAAAACTCACAGCCACCACTACAGCAAAGCCAAAACCTGCTACAGCCAAGCCAACATCCACCACACCAACATTTACCACCACTACAGCCAAGCCAACATCCACTGCTATAACATCAGCAAAGCCAGAATCCACCACCACAACAAAGACAGAACACACCAAAACTGAAAGTCCCGATTATATTGCAACAACTGGGTTAACACTTTCCTTTGAGCCCACGTTAGACTCAGATTATAGAGTATTTCCAGAAGCAGAGTCAGATACTGAAGAACCTGTTGCCTCCTTAACTACGGAGAATCCAGACTTATTAGAAAGTATGGGCACAGCCATCAGTCCCAAATCAGTCCCAGAAACAAACAATGGTGTGAAAGAGgatgagaaagagaaatcagCCTTCTCTTCCAGTCCAACTCCATCCCCCAGCCAGATTATTCCAGAGATCAAGTTAGGTTTCAATAAAGCTGAGCTCATAACCTCCTCAAAGTCAGTGGTCTCCAGCCCTGAAGAACCCATCTTCATGCGTTTAACGTCATCTTCCAAAGAAAAGGGGCAGAGCCCTGCTTTCCAGACCTCCCTCTCAG cAGATGCCCTGAGTGctgaagagctggagacaaACTCAGACCATGAAGGCAAgcagcagcccacagctggAGCTCCCAGTACCCACAGGGGCCTTTTGCTCTTCCTCCTGCCCAATGTCATCCTGGTGGGCCTTCTGCTTTGA
- the PI16 gene encoding peptidase inhibitor 16 isoform X2, which produces MFPPRSSSCWVFLAFGRCFKSDCQSCGLLRAEAVCTMLSSGLSPLFLLLTALELSWSLTDEEKRIILDEHNKYRSQVSPPAVDMLKMSWDTELEAFAQAYAEKCIWDHNKERGRRGENLFAMAPMLDLEFAVEDWNAEEKFYNLTTSTCVSGQMCGHYTQVVWASTHRIGCGSKFCEKIEGIETEDMYLLVCNYYPPGNMKGRKPYREGPSCSQCPEDRVCVNSLCEPTIEETTPPSVTTKASPSTPVTPERTTPAPTTVPAKPEPTTMPSATTPVASTAKAKPKPATTKPSYTTPVLITATSKPKPTVLTTTTAAKPAPTTPESTTTTPEPTTTMPKPTTTTITTTTTAKPVPTTPKPTTTTPEPTTTTPKPTTTTTTKSAFTMPKHTTTTAAKPQPTTPKPTTTTLAKPVPTTPKPTTSTTAKPEPTTTMPEPTTTTTTKPAPTTTKPVMTTPKPTTTTTTKPTPTTPKSTTTTTAKPTPTTPKPTTTSKTMPTPTTPKITTTTKPTPTTPKITTTTKPTPTTPKITTTTKPTPTTPKTTTTTKPTPTTPKPTTTTTIKPTPTVPKLTATTTAKPKPATAKPTSTTPTFTTTTAKPTSTAITSAKPESTTTTKTEHTKTESPDYIATTGLTLSFEPTLDSDYRVFPEAESDTEEPVASLTTENPDLLESMGTAISPKSVPETNNGVKEDEKEKSAFSSSPTPSPSQIIPEIKLGFNKAELITSSKSVVSSPEEPIFMRLTSSSKEKGQSPAFQTSLSDALSAEELETNSDHEGKQQPTAGAPSTHRGLLLFLLPNVILVGLLL; this is translated from the exons ATGTTTCCTCCCCGATCTTCAAGCTGTTGGGTGTTCCTTGCTTTTGGGAGGTGCTTTAAATCTGACTGCCAGAGCTGTGGGCTGCTAAGAGCAGAAGCTGTCTGCACGATGCTGAGCTCAggtctttctcctcttttcctgttgctcACAGCACTGGAGCTGAGCTGGTCCCTGACTGATGAAGAAAAGAGGATCATCTTGGATGAGCACAATAAATATCGCTCGCAGGTCTCTCCTCCTGCTGTGGATATGCTGAAGATG AGCTGGGACACGGAGCTGGAGGCCTTTGCCCAGGCCTATGCAGAGAAGTGCATCTGGGACCACAACAAGGAGAGGGGCCGACGGGGGGAAAACCTCTTTGCTATGGCCCCAATGCTGGATCTGGAATTCGCAGTGGAGGACTGGAATGCGGAGGAGAAATTCTACAACCTGACGACTTCCACGTGTGTCTCCGGGCAGATGTGTGGCCACTACACCCAG GTGGTCTGGGCAAGCACGCACCGCATTGGCTGTGGGTCAAAGTTTTGTGAGAAGATTGAAGGAATTGAAACAGAGGACATGTACCTGCTTGTCTGCAACTATTATCCCCC GGGTAACATGAAAGGCCGAAAGCCATACAGGGAAGGACCCTCTTGTTCACAGTGTCCTGAGGACAGAGTTTGTGTCAACTCCTTGTGTG AACCCACTATAGAAGAGACCACTCCACCCTCTGTGACAACAAAGGCAAGCCCATCCACCCCAGTCACACCAGAACGCACTACACCAGCACCCACCACAGTCCCGGCCAAGCCAGAACCCACAACCATGCCCTCAGCCACCACACCAGTAGCCAGCACAGCCAAGGCAAAGCCAAAACCTGCTACAACCAAGCCATCATACACAACACCAGTACTCATTACTGCTACATCCAAGCCAAAACCCACCGTCCTAACAACCACCACTGCAGCCAAGCCAGCACCCACTACACCAGAatccaccaccaccacaccagaacccaccaccaccatgccaAAACCCACAACAACCACCATCACAACCACCACTACAGCCAAGCCGGTACCCACCAcaccaaaaccaacaaccaCCACACCAgaacccaccaccaccacgcCAAAACCCACCACAACCACTACAACCAAGTCAGCATTCACTATGCCAAAACACACAACCACCACTGCAGCCAAGCCACAACCTACTACACCAAAACCCACAACCACCACTCTAGCCAAGCCAGTACCCACGACACCAAAACCCACAACCAGCACTACAGCCAAGCCAgaacccaccaccaccatgccaGAACCCACAACAACCACTACAACTAAGCCAGCACCCACCACAACAAAGCCTGTAATGACCACACCAAAACCAACTACCACCACTACAACCAAGCCAACACCAACCACACCAAAATCAACCACCACCACTACAGCCAAGCCAACACCAACCACACCaaaacccaccaccacctcTAAAACCATGCCAACACCAACCACACCAAAAATCACCACTACAACCAAGCCAACACCAACCACACCAAAAATCACCACTACAACCAAGCCAACACCAACCACCCCAAAAATCACCACTACAACCAAGCCAACACCAACCACACCAAAAACCACAACTACAACCAAGCCAACACCAACCACACcaaaacccaccaccaccactacAATCAAGCCAACACCCACTGTGCCAAAACTCACAGCCACCACTACAGCAAAGCCAAAACCTGCTACAGCCAAGCCAACATCCACCACACCAACATTTACCACCACTACAGCCAAGCCAACATCCACTGCTATAACATCAGCAAAGCCAGAATCCACCACCACAACAAAGACAGAACACACCAAAACTGAAAGTCCCGATTATATTGCAACAACTGGGTTAACACTTTCCTTTGAGCCCACGTTAGACTCAGATTATAGAGTATTTCCAGAAGCAGAGTCAGATACTGAAGAACCTGTTGCCTCCTTAACTACGGAGAATCCAGACTTATTAGAAAGTATGGGCACAGCCATCAGTCCCAAATCAGTCCCAGAAACAAACAATGGTGTGAAAGAGgatgagaaagagaaatcagCCTTCTCTTCCAGTCCAACTCCATCCCCCAGCCAGATTATTCCAGAGATCAAGTTAGGTTTCAATAAAGCTGAGCTCATAACCTCCTCAAAGTCAGTGGTCTCCAGCCCTGAAGAACCCATCTTCATGCGTTTAACGTCATCTTCCAAAGAAAAGGGGCAGAGCCCTGCTTTCCAGACCTCCCTCTCAG ATGCCCTGAGTGctgaagagctggagacaaACTCAGACCATGAAGGCAAgcagcagcccacagctggAGCTCCCAGTACCCACAGGGGCCTTTTGCTCTTCCTCCTGCCCAATGTCATCCTGGTGGGCCTTCTGCTTTGA
- the LOC109371073 gene encoding uncharacterized protein LOC109371073, translated as MSRNPLGYLLIVSYNNKCLIQTSEALPTTLQHTEESTAEMWGCFGGELPQFWCPSPLCLFAVPPINSFASSRSAPGSAPLCFPRTQHHCTHQELPKTFPTSFSFFFFFPFSFCPFAFHFPIPCHYGLPHRQSHGDKMAVRQPFCGSRQWLRAALCSPASLCLLLPWLHGAERTLRNSAFPSGKSCPCPAHFGTELSAAAIQRLKAAPALNGATLLLHGFLPPPPPFHSVLLNKPDQLLKAVQALFQSSVPPRFERQRLCWASSAFRPTDSCGSTMRHLLGVPIVGCSHFSISKYKQESRDGMDILPT; from the coding sequence ATGAGCAGGAATCCATTAGGATACCTGTTAATTGTTTCATACAACAATAAGTGTTTAATACAAACAAGTGAAGCACTGCCGACAACATTACAGCACACAGAGGAAAGCACTGCTGAGATGTGGGGCTGTTTTGGGGGTGAACTTCCCCAATTTTGGTGTCCATCTCCCCTTTGCCTCTTTGCAGTGCCTCCAATTAACTCTTTCGCATCTTCACGCTCGGCCCCAGGGTCAGCTCCACTTTGCTTTCCCAGAACACAGCATCACTGCACACATCAGGAGCTCCCGAAAACTTTcccaacttctttttcttttttttttttctttcccttttcgTTTTgtccatttgcttttcatttccccATTCCATGTCACTACGGCCTTCCCCACCGGCAAAGCCACGGCGACAAAATGGCCGTCAGGCAGCCATTTTGTGGGAGCCGGCAGTGGCTGCGGGCAGCTCTGTGTTCCCCTGcctccctctgcctgctcctgccGTGGCTCCATGGGGCTGAAAGGACTCTCAGAAACTCAGCATTTCCCTCTGGGAAGTCCTGTCCGTGCCCGGCACATTTTGGCACCGAGCTCAGCGCTGCTGCTATACAAAGGCTGAAAGCTGCGCCTGCTTTGAACGGAGCGACCTTGTTGTTGCATGGtttcctcccccctcctcctccattTCATTCAGTTCTCCTTAATAAGCCAGATCAGCTCCTCAAAGCTGTTCAAGCTCTTTTCCAAAGCTCCGTACCACCACGATTTGAAAGGCAGAGGCTCTGCTGGGCCTCTTCGGCCTTCAGACCCACAGACAGTTGTGGGTCCACCATGAGGCATCTCCTGGGGGTCCCCATTGTTGGCTGCAGTCACTTTTCCATCTCAAAATACAAGCAGGAAAGCCGGGATGGAATGGACATTTTACCTACATGA